One window of Rasiella rasia genomic DNA carries:
- the clpB gene encoding ATP-dependent chaperone ClpB codes for MNFNNYTIKSQEAIQQAQQLAQGFGHQQIENEHILKAIFDVDEHVIPFLLKKLNVNTELLEKVLDKQLESFSKVSGGDIMLSREAGKTVNEASIIAKKMNDEYVSIEHLLLAIFKSKSQIAQSLKDNGVTEKGLRSAIDELRKGDRVTSQSAEETYNSLNKYARNLNQLARDGKLDPVIGRDEEIRRILQILTRRTKNNPMLVGEPGTGKTAIAEGLAHRIVDGDVPDNLKTKEIFSLDMGALIAGAKFKGEFEERLKAVIKEVTGSDGDIVLFIDEIHTLVGAGGGQGAMDAANILKPALARGELRAIGATTLDEYQKYFEKDKALERRFQKVLVDEPDTESAISILRGIKEKYETHHKVRIKDEAIIAAVELSQRYITNRFLPDKAIDLMDEAASKLRMEINSKPEELDVLDRKVMQLEIEIEAIKREKDEQKLKSLRSELANLKEERNELNARWKSEKEVVERIQQYKTEIEGLKLEAEKAERDGDFGKVAEIRYGKIKETQEQLAALESELARNQSEFSLIKEEVTNEDIAEVVAKWTGIPVTKMLQSDREKLLQLEEELHKRVVGQEEAIVAVSDAIRRSRAGLQDQRKPIGSFLFLGTTGVGKTELAKALAEYLFDDENAMTRIDMSEYQERHSVSRLVGAPPGYVGYDEGGQLTEAVRRKPYSVVLLDEIEKAHPDTFNILLQVLDEGRLTDNKGRTADFKNAIIIMTSNMGSDIIQQKFESVKDPETAMEGAKLEVLGLLKQTVRPEFLNRIDDIVMFTPLNKEDIKEIVGLQLKGLTKMLSKQHITLDATEEAVAYLAEKGFDPQFGARPVKRVIQREVLNRLSKEILGGKITTDSIILLDSFNDELVFRNEGDLVNSK; via the coding sequence ATGAATTTTAATAATTATACTATAAAAAGTCAGGAAGCCATCCAACAAGCACAGCAGTTGGCGCAAGGTTTCGGACATCAACAAATAGAAAATGAGCATATCTTAAAAGCCATATTCGATGTTGATGAACACGTGATCCCATTCCTCTTAAAAAAGTTGAATGTAAATACAGAATTGCTTGAGAAAGTGCTCGACAAGCAACTGGAGAGTTTTTCGAAAGTTTCGGGAGGAGATATTATGTTATCTCGCGAAGCTGGAAAAACAGTAAATGAGGCGAGCATTATTGCTAAAAAAATGAACGACGAATATGTTTCGATAGAACATTTATTATTGGCAATATTTAAATCTAAAAGTCAGATTGCCCAGTCCTTAAAAGACAATGGCGTTACAGAAAAAGGTCTGAGAAGTGCCATCGATGAATTGCGAAAAGGAGATCGAGTAACTTCACAGTCTGCAGAAGAAACCTATAATTCGCTTAATAAGTATGCCCGCAATCTAAACCAATTAGCGCGTGATGGCAAGCTAGACCCTGTAATTGGTCGTGATGAAGAAATTAGAAGAATCCTTCAGATTCTTACTCGTCGCACCAAAAACAATCCCATGCTTGTTGGTGAACCAGGTACTGGTAAAACTGCCATCGCAGAAGGACTTGCACACCGTATTGTAGATGGTGATGTGCCAGATAATTTAAAAACAAAAGAAATTTTCAGCTTAGACATGGGTGCTCTTATTGCTGGAGCCAAATTTAAAGGTGAATTTGAAGAGCGTCTTAAAGCTGTTATTAAAGAGGTAACAGGTAGCGATGGGGATATTGTGCTGTTTATTGACGAGATACATACCTTGGTAGGCGCTGGTGGCGGACAAGGAGCTATGGATGCCGCAAACATCCTTAAACCAGCTTTGGCAAGAGGTGAGTTACGAGCAATTGGTGCCACTACCCTAGATGAATATCAAAAATACTTTGAAAAAGACAAGGCGTTAGAACGTCGTTTTCAGAAAGTATTGGTGGACGAGCCAGATACTGAAAGCGCCATTTCTATACTGCGTGGTATCAAAGAAAAGTATGAGACACACCACAAAGTGCGTATTAAAGATGAAGCAATTATTGCTGCTGTTGAATTATCGCAACGTTATATTACCAATCGTTTTTTACCAGATAAAGCTATCGATTTGATGGATGAGGCTGCCTCTAAATTGCGCATGGAGATTAACTCGAAGCCAGAAGAGCTAGATGTTTTAGACCGAAAGGTAATGCAACTAGAAATTGAAATAGAGGCTATTAAACGAGAAAAAGACGAGCAAAAATTAAAGTCACTACGTTCTGAACTAGCAAATCTAAAAGAAGAGCGCAATGAGCTTAATGCGAGATGGAAAAGCGAAAAAGAAGTTGTAGAACGCATTCAACAGTATAAAACTGAAATTGAAGGTTTAAAATTAGAAGCCGAAAAGGCAGAACGTGATGGTGACTTCGGAAAGGTTGCTGAAATTCGCTACGGAAAGATTAAAGAAACACAAGAACAATTGGCTGCTCTAGAAAGCGAATTAGCCAGAAATCAGTCTGAATTTTCACTTATCAAAGAAGAAGTGACCAATGAAGATATTGCCGAAGTTGTAGCAAAATGGACAGGAATTCCAGTGACCAAAATGCTTCAAAGCGACCGTGAAAAACTTTTGCAATTAGAAGAAGAGCTACACAAACGTGTGGTGGGCCAAGAAGAGGCAATTGTTGCGGTTAGTGATGCTATACGAAGAAGTCGTGCTGGTTTACAAGACCAACGTAAGCCTATTGGAAGTTTTCTATTTTTAGGAACTACGGGTGTTGGTAAAACAGAATTGGCAAAGGCATTGGCAGAATATCTGTTTGACGATGAAAATGCTATGACTCGAATAGACATGAGCGAATACCAAGAACGCCATAGCGTTAGTCGATTGGTAGGTGCGCCTCCAGGATATGTGGGCTATGACGAAGGCGGGCAGTTAACCGAAGCCGTGAGAAGAAAGCCGTATTCGGTGGTATTGCTAGACGAAATTGAAAAAGCACACCCAGACACCTTTAATATACTTTTACAAGTATTAGACGAAGGACGTTTAACCGATAATAAAGGAAGGACAGCCGATTTCAAAAATGCTATTATTATTATGACCAGTAATATGGGAAGTGATATCATTCAGCAAAAATTTGAAAGCGTTAAAGACCCTGAAACGGCTATGGAAGGTGCCAAACTAGAAGTGCTAGGGTTATTAAAACAAACAGTACGACCTGAATTTTTAAACAGAATTGATGATATCGTGATGTTTACTCCTTTAAACAAGGAGGATATTAAAGAAATTGTCGGGCTTCAATTGAAAGGTTTAACAAAAATGTTGTCTAAACAACATATCACCTTAGATGCTACAGAAGAGGCTGTTGCATATTTAGCCGAAAAAGGATTTGATCCACAATTTGGAGCAAGACCCGTGAAGCGAGTGATACAGAGAGAAGTACTTAATCGTCTTTCGAAAGAAATTTTGGGAGGCAAAATTACAACAGACAGTATTATTCTCTTAGACAGTTTTAACGATGAACTAGTGTTTAGAAACGAAGGAGACCTAGTGAATTCGAAATGA
- a CDS encoding redoxin domain-containing protein, producing the protein MNRLLYLFIIALGLMSMYSCEEPKAVADGRKSDYALYDSEGKMHRFSRYNNRKAIVLWVQGNGCPIVRNALTDFHSVVNDYKDDFQFFMVNSNMQDDVKEIAKEASEFKFQTPVLVDNAQVLADALDINITAEAIVLHPTTRQILYRGPINNRIDYETQKNNASEIYLRNALDAILDGDPVQSKQEVTRGCTVTRIAKLRKEQTLTYTDDIGPILADNCVQCHRKGGRAPWSMDDYQTVSGWSAMIKEVLLSKRMPPWKANPNVGAFQDNFSLADSSARKIIEWIDNGLPLGTGTDTLQQLTFPKKDWQHGEPDKIVILKEEAIPATKLLPYRYQTFDLELKEDKWLRGVEIRPGDPRLLHHIVLVNREAHKKSPITDRELRLWSDNFIALGAGANEATFFPNNTGVFLKKGTKLTVQMHYTPIGVATTDQTKIGFYFYDAKPEKLFYPLAPTNIRFKIPANTDNVRIVASDTISKAIHIHYLMPHMHYRGKEINMSLIKPNGDITKLVSVPDFSIDWQWLYKLKKPIYAPAGSVVFVEGIYDNTVQNPLNPDASKDIGFGIQSFDEMLIGFFGYTLAE; encoded by the coding sequence ATGAACAGGCTTCTCTATTTATTCATTATCGCTCTAGGGCTCATGTCTATGTACAGCTGTGAGGAACCTAAAGCAGTAGCCGACGGCCGTAAAAGTGATTACGCCCTATATGATAGCGAAGGAAAAATGCATCGCTTCTCACGCTATAACAATCGTAAAGCAATTGTGCTTTGGGTACAAGGCAACGGCTGCCCTATTGTTCGGAATGCATTAACCGATTTTCATTCTGTTGTTAATGACTACAAAGACGACTTCCAGTTTTTTATGGTGAATAGCAATATGCAAGACGATGTTAAAGAAATTGCCAAGGAAGCATCTGAGTTTAAATTTCAAACGCCGGTGCTGGTTGATAATGCACAAGTTCTTGCAGACGCATTAGACATTAATATTACAGCAGAAGCTATTGTTCTGCACCCCACAACGCGCCAGATTTTATACCGAGGACCTATTAACAACAGGATTGACTATGAGACTCAAAAGAATAATGCTTCAGAAATCTATTTACGAAATGCGCTAGATGCAATTTTAGATGGTGATCCAGTTCAGAGCAAACAAGAAGTTACCCGAGGTTGTACAGTAACCAGAATTGCTAAACTTCGAAAAGAACAAACACTTACCTATACAGACGATATTGGTCCCATATTAGCAGATAACTGTGTACAATGCCATAGAAAAGGTGGACGCGCGCCTTGGTCTATGGACGATTACCAAACGGTTTCAGGCTGGTCTGCAATGATAAAAGAAGTATTATTAAGTAAAAGAATGCCTCCATGGAAAGCAAATCCGAATGTGGGAGCGTTTCAAGATAATTTCTCACTGGCAGATAGCAGTGCTCGCAAAATCATTGAGTGGATTGACAATGGTTTGCCTCTAGGCACTGGTACGGACACGCTGCAACAGCTAACATTTCCGAAGAAAGATTGGCAACATGGCGAACCAGACAAAATAGTGATTCTAAAAGAAGAGGCTATTCCCGCCACCAAACTGCTCCCATACAGATATCAGACATTTGATCTTGAGTTAAAGGAGGACAAATGGTTACGTGGCGTAGAGATAAGACCAGGCGATCCAAGGCTACTACATCATATTGTTTTGGTGAATAGAGAAGCTCATAAAAAAAGTCCGATTACCGATAGAGAGCTACGTCTTTGGAGTGATAATTTTATTGCGTTAGGAGCTGGAGCAAATGAAGCCACATTTTTTCCTAACAATACGGGGGTATTTCTCAAAAAAGGAACCAAGTTAACGGTACAAATGCACTACACGCCAATAGGTGTTGCTACCACCGACCAAACTAAGATAGGCTTCTATTTTTATGATGCAAAACCTGAAAAACTATTTTATCCGCTTGCGCCGACCAACATTAGGTTTAAAATTCCTGCCAATACTGATAATGTTAGAATTGTGGCCAGCGACACAATCAGCAAGGCGATACACATTCACTATTTAATGCCGCATATGCATTATCGTGGGAAAGAAATAAACATGTCTCTAATTAAGCCCAATGGTGACATTACAAAACTTGTTTCTGTGCCCGACTTTAGTATAGATTGGCAATGGTTATATAAATTAAAAAAGCCAATTTATGCGCCAGCCGGTTCTGTAGTATTTGTAGAAGGTATTTATGACAACACGGTCCAAAATCCGTTAAACCCAGATGCCTCTAAAGACATCGGTTTTGGCATACAAAGTTTTGATGAAATGCTAATAGGATTCTTTGGCTATACCTTAGCCGAATGA
- a CDS encoding CsbD family protein, producing the protein MNTTELKGKWNQIKGNAKQQYGITFNDDESFSEGKYDEMIGQIQEKTGKAKNAIKEEIASW; encoded by the coding sequence ATGAACACGACAGAATTAAAAGGAAAATGGAATCAAATTAAAGGAAACGCCAAGCAACAATACGGCATTACCTTTAATGATGATGAATCATTTAGCGAAGGAAAATATGATGAAATGATTGGTCAAATTCAAGAGAAAACTGGAAAGGCCAAAAATGCCATCAAAGAAGAAATTGCTAGTTGGTAA
- a CDS encoding SixA phosphatase family protein, which yields MRYLLFFTCMLFISCGNDTKNAESANISEEGISSTYYLIRHAEKDRTVTDDPGLLPIGLERANHWANYFEDIPLDQVYSTNYNRTKETAAPTASKKGLTVAFYDPANLFDEAFQEATRGKQVLVVGHSNTTPAFVNTIIGEKKYRQISDTENGMLYTVILKENGESEVEVDTIPFN from the coding sequence ATGCGTTATCTCTTGTTTTTTACCTGTATGCTATTTATTTCCTGCGGAAATGATACTAAAAATGCTGAATCAGCTAATATTTCCGAAGAAGGTATTAGCAGTACATATTACTTAATAAGACATGCTGAAAAAGACAGAACGGTAACCGATGATCCCGGTTTGCTTCCTATAGGTTTAGAACGCGCTAATCATTGGGCAAATTATTTTGAAGATATTCCATTAGACCAAGTGTATAGTACCAATTACAATCGCACAAAAGAGACTGCAGCACCTACTGCTTCAAAAAAAGGACTTACCGTAGCGTTTTATGACCCAGCGAACTTATTTGACGAAGCATTTCAAGAAGCCACTCGAGGAAAGCAGGTCTTGGTGGTTGGCCACAGCAATACCACACCTGCCTTTGTAAACACAATTATTGGCGAGAAAAAATATCGTCAGATAAGCGATACAGAAAATGGAATGCTCTACACGGTAATTTTAAAAGAAAATGGTGAGAGTGAGGTTGAGGTAGATACAATACCTTTTAATTAG
- a CDS encoding NAD(P)H-dependent oxidoreductase has translation MENETLQKLAWRYATKKFDISKKLSEEKLHILKEAFNLTATSYGLQPLKMVVIQNQEVKEQLVPITMEQQQVADASHVLVLCVERTLSKSYIEEYFNRVAAIRNTPKAILQPFETFLVDSFSEKDTLEVRQWMEKQAYIALGNLLTVCAYEGIDACPIEGFEPKKYDEFLDLASHNLHSVLVLAVGYRASDDMFATLKKVRKGADTVIINH, from the coding sequence ATGGAGAACGAAACCTTACAAAAGCTAGCATGGCGATATGCCACGAAAAAGTTTGATATCTCAAAGAAGCTTTCCGAAGAAAAATTACATATTTTGAAAGAAGCATTTAATCTAACGGCTACTTCATACGGTCTGCAACCGCTAAAGATGGTGGTGATACAAAATCAGGAGGTTAAAGAACAGCTCGTTCCAATTACGATGGAGCAACAGCAGGTCGCAGATGCTTCTCATGTCTTAGTTTTATGTGTAGAAAGAACTTTGTCAAAGAGTTACATCGAAGAATATTTCAATAGGGTTGCGGCCATTAGAAACACCCCCAAAGCCATTTTGCAACCATTTGAAACTTTTTTAGTAGACAGTTTTTCTGAAAAGGATACGCTAGAAGTCCGTCAATGGATGGAAAAACAAGCTTATATTGCGCTTGGAAACCTCCTAACAGTATGTGCGTACGAAGGTATAGATGCATGCCCAATTGAAGGATTTGAACCTAAAAAATACGATGAGTTCCTAGACTTGGCATCTCACAATCTGCATTCTGTTCTTGTTCTGGCAGTAGGCTATCGTGCTTCAGACGATATGTTTGCAACCCTCAAAAAAGTAAGAAAGGGCGCCGATACAGTAATCATTAATCACTAA
- a CDS encoding acyl-CoA thioesterase has product MQDVELRKDESETRIFKAVFPNTTNHYDTLFGGTTLHMMDEASFICATRFSRKKVVTVSTDKIDFTKPIPQGSIVELVARVNKVGRSSCVVKVDMFMEDMYSSNREKVVTGYFTFVAIGEDKNPVPILD; this is encoded by the coding sequence ATGCAAGACGTAGAACTTCGTAAAGATGAGTCTGAAACTCGAATCTTTAAAGCTGTATTTCCAAACACTACAAATCACTATGACACACTATTTGGTGGCACTACCTTACATATGATGGATGAAGCTTCTTTTATATGTGCCACTCGATTTAGTAGAAAAAAAGTAGTAACCGTTAGTACAGATAAAATTGATTTTACCAAACCTATTCCACAGGGAAGTATTGTAGAACTTGTAGCAAGAGTAAATAAGGTAGGACGCAGTAGCTGTGTAGTTAAGGTAGATATGTTTATGGAAGACATGTACAGCAGCAACCGTGAAAAGGTGGTGACGGGTTATTTTACGTTTGTCGCTATTGGTGAAGACAAAAACCCAGTACCCATTTTAGACTAA
- a CDS encoding aspartyl protease family protein, whose translation MHKRPSFKNFYVPLLFVALGINAKAQDTIPFTLGSDNRIYIKVRVNDSKPLDFIFDTGASSMVVNTTQTDHKISLNFDSEVDNRGANGFTKQAVSSNNTLQIGKFIRKKEELLGIAYPKEHYSFDGVVGYPFFKDYLIEIDYKLEHLIMHLNETTLSQRATYESLPIDLKEDVPFIDMLIFKGEKAVVVPVMIDTGFNGELIVYHKMIKKHGLANQFQQQGTSASEGTDGSVIRSDRVFIPKATIGSIEFADLPAYFNKTPSPTSFTAILGGQILKEVHWVLDFKQRKAYFKVD comes from the coding sequence ATGCATAAACGCCCCTCTTTTAAAAATTTCTATGTTCCCCTGCTATTTGTAGCTCTTGGTATTAACGCTAAGGCACAAGATACCATTCCATTTACACTTGGCAGTGATAACAGAATCTATATAAAGGTACGTGTAAATGATTCGAAGCCTTTAGATTTTATCTTCGACACAGGGGCGAGCTCTATGGTTGTTAATACTACACAAACTGATCATAAAATATCTTTGAACTTCGATAGTGAGGTGGACAACAGAGGCGCTAACGGTTTTACAAAACAGGCGGTAAGTAGTAATAACACACTTCAGATTGGAAAGTTTATACGTAAGAAAGAAGAACTATTAGGGATTGCATATCCAAAAGAACACTACAGTTTTGACGGTGTCGTTGGTTATCCCTTCTTTAAAGATTATCTTATTGAAATAGACTACAAGCTAGAGCATTTAATAATGCACCTAAATGAAACAACGTTGTCTCAACGAGCGACGTACGAATCGCTTCCTATAGATTTAAAAGAAGATGTACCGTTTATTGATATGTTAATTTTTAAGGGGGAAAAAGCTGTTGTTGTGCCAGTAATGATAGACACCGGATTTAATGGAGAACTCATTGTATATCATAAAATGATTAAGAAGCATGGTTTAGCAAATCAGTTTCAGCAGCAAGGCACATCTGCATCTGAAGGTACCGATGGTTCAGTAATTAGATCAGATCGTGTTTTTATTCCAAAAGCGACCATAGGTAGTATTGAATTTGCCGACCTCCCCGCCTATTTTAACAAAACTCCTTCTCCAACCTCATTTACAGCAATTCTTGGAGGGCAAATTCTCAAGGAAGTTCATTGGGTACTAGATTTTAAACAACGCAAGGCATATTTTAAAGTAGATTAA
- a CDS encoding T9SS type A sorting domain-containing protein gives MMKYLTTILLLLTVQLGLANAPCSEENLTNNFETGITGFLAADITIAADTDMSLSSLQFNLWTDFTSVTVDAADIIIYTDNGGLPGSEIASFTGLIPDSDVEVMFPVGPFGLSAREVKFTIPSTELTGQTGSTTTFWVSISNIVTSTGTPAYVEINTTSIMGNEAASSSDGGATWSTSSGNEFVYTFDGECTPIGTPPNCIEENLTNNFETGITGFLAADITIAADTDMSLSSLQFNLWTDFTSVTVDAADIIIYTDNGGLPGSEIASFTGLIPDSDVEVMFPVGPFGLSAREVKFTIPSTELTGQTGSTTTYWVSISNIVTSTGTPAYVEINTTSIIGNEAASSSDGGATWSTSSGNEFVYTFGGGCTPIEVEPGCFEENLSNSFENALPSSSNGLFPDQIVATDLTIPADTDMSLTLINANLWVEYQSTGQTGGSILDADITIYSDASGLPGSVIATYTDLIPSSQTLLGTQFGFIEVFDVDFEIPATDLSGQVGEDTTYWVSIFFTTDGIDAVNGNWEVTTASSQGNPIAFSPDLGNSWQISSSFDGVYNFGGECTPIEVEPGCFEENLSNSFENALPSSSNGLFPDQIVATDLTIPADTDMSLTLINANLWVEYQSTGQTGGSILDADITIYSDASGLPGSVIATYTDLIPSSQTLLGTQFGFMEVFDVDFEIPATDLSGQVGEDTTYWVSIFFTTDGVDAVNGNWEVTTASSQGNPIAFSPDLGNSWQISSSFDGVYNFGGECTPIEVEPGCFEENLSNSFENALPSSSNGLFPDQIVATDLTIPADTDMSLTLINANLWVEYQSTGQTGGSILDADITIYSDASGLPGSVIATYTDLIPSSQTLLGTQFGFMEVFDVDFEIPATDLSGQVGEDTTYWVSIFFTTDGIDAVNGNWEVTTASSQGNPIAFSPDLGNSWQISSSFDGVYNFGGECTPIILGTEDNLFEGFKFYPNPAKEKVYIESTNNNQIEYLIVYNLLGQKIIRKTVNDTFSELNISSLSSGTYIIKLVGESNLISTSLKLIKL, from the coding sequence ATGATGAAATACCTTACAACTATCTTACTTTTACTAACGGTTCAATTGGGGCTCGCTAATGCCCCTTGTTCTGAAGAAAACCTGACTAATAATTTTGAGACCGGGATTACTGGTTTCTTGGCAGCAGATATTACGATAGCTGCCGATACCGATATGAGTTTATCCTCTTTACAGTTTAACCTATGGACTGACTTTACTAGCGTTACGGTAGATGCTGCAGATATTATTATCTATACCGACAACGGAGGCCTCCCAGGATCAGAGATAGCTTCATTTACGGGGTTAATACCTGATTCAGATGTGGAAGTAATGTTTCCAGTGGGGCCATTTGGTTTGTCTGCTAGGGAAGTAAAATTTACCATTCCATCAACTGAGCTTACTGGACAAACTGGTTCTACAACGACATTTTGGGTTAGTATAAGTAATATTGTTACATCAACTGGAACTCCTGCTTATGTAGAGATAAATACCACAAGTATCATGGGTAATGAGGCTGCGAGTTCTTCTGATGGCGGTGCTACTTGGTCAACAAGTAGTGGAAATGAATTTGTCTACACTTTTGACGGTGAATGTACTCCCATTGGAACACCTCCAAATTGTATTGAAGAAAACCTGACTAATAATTTTGAGACCGGGATTACTGGTTTCTTGGCAGCGGATATTACGATAGCTGCCGATACCGATATGAGTTTATCCTCTTTACAGTTTAACCTATGGACTGACTTTACTAGCGTTACGGTAGATGCTGCAGATATTATTATCTATACCGACAACGGAGGCCTCCCAGGATCAGAGATAGCTTCATTTACGGGGTTAATACCTGATTCAGATGTGGAAGTAATGTTTCCAGTGGGGCCATTTGGTTTGTCTGCTAGGGAAGTAAAATTTACCATTCCATCAACTGAGCTTACTGGACAAACTGGTTCTACAACGACATATTGGGTTAGTATAAGTAATATTGTTACATCAACTGGAACTCCTGCTTATGTAGAGATAAATACCACAAGTATCATAGGTAATGAGGCTGCGAGTTCTTCAGATGGCGGTGCTACTTGGTCAACAAGTAGTGGAAATGAATTTGTTTATACTTTTGGTGGTGGATGTACTCCCATTGAAGTGGAGCCAGGGTGTTTTGAAGAAAACCTATCCAATAGTTTTGAAAATGCATTACCAAGTAGTTCAAACGGATTGTTTCCAGATCAGATTGTAGCTACTGATTTAACAATTCCAGCGGATACAGATATGAGCCTCACATTGATTAATGCCAATTTATGGGTAGAGTACCAAAGTACCGGACAAACTGGTGGAAGTATTCTGGATGCCGATATTACTATTTATAGTGATGCAAGTGGCTTACCTGGTTCTGTTATTGCAACTTATACCGACCTAATTCCAAGTTCACAAACATTGTTAGGTACACAATTTGGATTTATAGAGGTTTTTGATGTTGATTTTGAAATTCCTGCAACTGATTTGTCTGGTCAAGTTGGAGAAGATACCACTTACTGGGTGAGTATATTCTTTACTACTGATGGAATAGATGCTGTAAATGGAAATTGGGAAGTAACAACTGCTTCTTCTCAAGGTAATCCAATTGCATTCTCGCCTGATCTAGGAAACAGTTGGCAGATAAGCTCGAGCTTTGATGGGGTATATAATTTTGGTGGTGAATGTACTCCCATTGAAGTGGAGCCAGGGTGTTTTGAAGAAAACCTATCCAATAGTTTTGAAAATGCATTACCAAGTAGTTCAAACGGATTGTTTCCAGATCAGATTGTAGCTACTGATTTAACAATTCCAGCTGATACAGATATGAGCCTCACATTGATTAATGCCAATTTATGGGTAGAGTACCAGAGTACCGGACAAACTGGTGGAAGTATTCTGGATGCCGATATTACTATTTATAGTGATGCAAGTGGCTTACCTGGTTCTGTTATTGCAACTTATACCGACCTAATTCCAAGTTCACAAACATTGTTAGGTACACAATTTGGATTTATGGAGGTTTTTGATGTTGATTTTGAAATTCCTGCAACTGATTTGTCTGGTCAAGTTGGAGAAGATACCACTTACTGGGTGAGTATATTCTTTACTACTGATGGAGTAGATGCTGTAAATGGAAATTGGGAAGTAACAACTGCTTCTTCTCAAGGTAATCCAATTGCATTCTCGCCTGATCTAGGAAACAGTTGGCAGATAAGCTCGAGCTTTGATGGGGTATATAATTTTGGTGGTGAATGTACTCCCATTGAAGTGGAGCCAGGGTGTTTTGAAGAAAACCTATCCAATAGTTTTGAAAACGCATTACCAAGTAGTTCAAACGGATTGTTTCCAGATCAAATTGTAGCTACTGATTTAACAATTCCAGCGGATACAGATATGAGCCTCACATTGATTAATGCCAATTTATGGGTAGAGTACCAAAGTACCGGACAAACTGGTGGAAGTATTCTGGATGCCGATATTACTATTTATAGTGATGCAAGTGGCTTACCTGGTTCTGTTATTGCAACTTATACCGACCTAATTCCAAGTTCACAAACATTGTTAGGTACACAATTTGGATTTATGGAGGTTTTTGATGTTGATTTTGAAATTCCTGCAACTGATTTGTCTGGTCAAGTTGGAGAAGATACCACTTACTGGGTGAGTATATTCTTTACTACTGATGGAATAGATGCTGTAAATGGAAATTGGGAAGTAACAACTGCTTCTTCTCAAGGTAATCCAATCGCATTCTCGCCTGATCTAGGAAACAGTTGGCAGATAAGCTCGAGCTTTGATGGGGTATATAATTTTGGTGGTGAATGTACTCCCATTATACTTGGGACTGAAGATAACCTTTTCGAAGGATTTAAATTTTACCCTAATCCCGCAAAAGAAAAGGTTTACATAGAGTCAACTAACAATAACCAAATTGAATACTTGATTGTTTATAATCTTTTAGGTCAAAAAATTATTAGGAAGACCGTTAACGACACCTTCTCCGAGTTAAATATTTCATCACTGAGTTCAGGAACTTATATAATAAAACTGGTCGGAGAAAGTAATTTAATTTCGACCAGTTTAAAACTGATTAAATTGTGA